The Aedes aegypti strain LVP_AGWG chromosome 3, AaegL5.0 Primary Assembly, whole genome shotgun sequence genome contains a region encoding:
- the LOC5569838 gene encoding chymotrypsin-2, whose protein sequence is MIRLSLLFVLLGAAAVFGGTLSPEFLEWEGRIVGGSNAVSGQFPYQVSLRSSANTHFCGASILNNRYVLTAAHCTQGRTLANTRVVVGTHLLNSGGFAHASSRIIIHPSYNPSTLANDISMVQTTVAIAFNQFAQPIGLSSTFVNTAAGAVVTGWGQLGANAGIPNNLQWLRTDIITLANCRSRHSAANSARVFDNTICTLSPVGRGMCMGDAGGPLVHGGLQHGIVSWGIPCGLGSPDVFARTSSHINWILANAV, encoded by the exons ATGATTCGTTTGAGCCTGCTTTTCGTGCTTCTCGGTGCCGCAGCCGTCTTTGGAGGCA CTCTCTCCCCGGAGTTTCTTGAGTGGGAAGGCCGTATTGTCGGTGGTTCAAATGCCGTTTCTGGACAGTTCCCGTATCAGGTTTCGCTACGCTCTTCTGCCAACACGCACTTCTGTGGTGCTTCGATCCTCAATAACCGTTATGTTCTGACGGCAGCTCACTGCACTCAGGGACGTACTCTGGCCAATACCCGTGTCGTCGTAGGGACTCATTTGCTGAACAGCGGTGGCTTTGCCCACGCTTCATCACGCATCATAATCCACCCATCGTACAATCCCAGCACCCTGGCCAATGATATTTCCATGGTGCAGACTACCGTAGCCATCGCTTTCAACCAGTTTGCTCAGCCTATTGGTCTGTCATCTACCTTCGTCAACACTGCTGCCGGAGCGGTGGTTACCGGATGGGGTCAACTTGGGGCCAATGCCGGCATCCCAAATAACCTGCAGTGGTTGAGAACCGACATTATCACTCTGGCTAATTGCCGCAGTCGTCACTCGGCCGCAAACAGCGCCAGGGTCTTCGATAACACCATCTGTACGTTGAGCCCAGTTGGCAGGGGAATGTGTATGGGAGACGCCGGTGGTCCATTGGTGCACGGAGGCCTCCAGCATGGAATCGTCTCGTGGGGCATTCCTTGCGGTTTAGGATCTCCTGATGTGTTCGCTCGCACATCTTCGCACATCAATTGGATTCTGGCTAACGCGGTATAA